The genomic window CCAGCAACAATCCGTCCGGCGGCGTCATCGATGAGAAGGCTCTGCGCAGCCTTCCGCAGGCCAAGCCGGACCCGGACGCCGCACCCAAGGCCGACGACAAGTCGTCCCCGATGGACGTGCCGCCGGTCACACCCGCAGAGTCCGAGCCGCCCAAGAAGGACGACGCGCCCCAGGCCACGTCGTCGCTGTTCGGCGGCGCCTCGGCCGCTCCGGCGACGACGGCACCGGTCGTGCCTGAAGCGGCCAAGACGCCGTACAAGACTGCCGCGACGCCCGCACCAGCGCGTCCGGCGATGATCCGACCCGTCGCCGACGAACGGACACAGGAACTCGACCAGCTCAAGCGAACGATCCACAAGCAGCTGGTCGAGCGACTCGACATGACGGCGCTTCGCAAGATGAAGCCCGAGCTGGTCCGTAAGGAAGTCAGTCAGATCGTCCGTGAGATGGCCAGCCAGCAGGCCGCGCTCATCTCCGGCAGCGAGCAGGGCCGCATCATCGAAGAGGTGCTCGACGAGACCTTCGGTTTCGGCCCGCTCGAAACGATCCTCAAGGACAAGGACGTCAGCGACATCCTCGTCAATCGCCACGACCAGATCTACGTCGAACGCAAGGGCCGGCTCACCGTCAGCGAGACCGTCTTCCGTGACGAGAAGCACCTTCGCCAGATCATCGACCGCATCGTCGCGGGCGTCGGTCGTCGCATCGACGAGACGAGCCCGATGGTCGACGCCCGTCTGCCCGACGGCAGCCGCGTCAACGCTATCATCCCGCCGCTCGCCCTCGACGGCAGCTCGATCTCGATTCGTCGCTTCGGCTCCAAGCCACTGCAGCTCGAAGACTTGCTCCGCTACCAGGCCTTCCCACCGGTGGTGATGGACTTCCTGAGTGCGGCGGTCCAAGCACGTTGCAACATCCTGATCTCAGGCGGTACCGGCTCGGGTAAGACGACGCTGCTCAACTGTCTGTCGCGCTATATCCCGTCGGGCGAACGCGTCATCACCTGTGAAGACGCGGCCGAGCTTCAGCTACAGCAGCCGCACGTCGTCCGACTT from Planctomycetota bacterium includes these protein-coding regions:
- a CDS encoding CpaF family protein, which translates into the protein MGLFTSNNPSGGVIDEKALRSLPQAKPDPDAAPKADDKSSPMDVPPVTPAESEPPKKDDAPQATSSLFGGASAAPATTAPVVPEAAKTPYKTAATPAPARPAMIRPVADERTQELDQLKRTIHKQLVERLDMTALRKMKPELVRKEVSQIVREMASQQAALISGSEQGRIIEEVLDETFGFGPLETILKDKDVSDILVNRHDQIYVERKGRLTVSETVFRDEKHLRQIIDRIVAGVGRRIDETSPMVDARLPDGSRVNAIIPPLALDGSSISIRRFGSKPLQLEDLLRYQAFPPVVMDFLSAAVQARCNILISGGTGSGKTTLLNCLSRYIPSGERVITCEDAAELQLQQPHVVRLETRPANIEGKGEVTARDLVKNCLRMRPDRIIIGETRGAEAIDMLQAMNTGHDGSMTTIHANTPRDALSRLEVLVAMAGYDIPTRALRQQICSAVDIVVQASRLAGGRRKVTYVSEIGGMEGDTIQMQNLFTFEQEGVDLDGNAHGDFECHGIRPQAVQRIEYRGIKLPSDMFAARTLTF